The following are encoded together in the Bombus huntii isolate Logan2020A unplaced genomic scaffold, iyBomHunt1.1 ctg00000083.1, whole genome shotgun sequence genome:
- the LOC126876551 gene encoding uncharacterized protein LOC126876551, with amino-acid sequence MGEAACVPPKTKGTSRIREPATGWRQGDNARDLPQEEERITSGADGQGEAMDMDLAIRESRVFLAMVAEPYCILDTPDRVADLDGLAAMTWMSAPSTSAAEILFEQGKGYAAIEWAGMVVVGVYVSLNSGLVAFEEFLDVFSDCVRRYLSRQVLVLGDFNAHSSQWGTQ; translated from the exons ATGGGAGAGGCGGCATGCGTTCCGCCGAAAACTAAAGGGACGAGCCGGATTCGGGAGCCTGCTACGGGCTGGAGACAGGGCGACAACGCGAGAGATCTACCGcaagaagaggaaagaatcACGAGTGGGGCAGATGGCCAGGGGGAAGCCATGGATATGGACtta GCGATAAGGGAGAGCAGGGTTTTTCTGGCAATGGTAGCCGAGCCCTATTGTATACTAGACACCCCTGACAGGGTCGCAGACCTGGACGGCTTAGCCGCTATGACGTGGATGTCAGCACCGAGCACATCCGCCGCAGAGATCCTGTTCGAGCAGGGCAAGGGGTATGCCGCGATCGAGTGGGCTGGGATGGTAGTGGTGGGCGTATATGTTTCCCTGAACAGTGGCCTGGTCGCGTTTGAGGAGTTCCTGGACGTGTTTAGCGATTGCGTGAGACGATACCTTTCACGTCAGGTCCTCGTCTTGGGAGACTTTAACGCTCACTCCTCGCAATGGGGAACACAATGA
- the LOC126876552 gene encoding uncharacterized protein LOC126876552, with product MTSEDQLISLRRRRGYCSGRFTYLSNRLDEYEQSESQQNSLLKNYEKQLTEVASQFEAIQLELEVLDEGEQARGFEIRDQYVAVDTRLQNLLRNAQTASPSTSINPPTCASSASSNPISIKLPDLRLPTFDGSLEKWNTFYDTFSSTIDKNPSLTDIQKFHYLQSALQGEAADCLNALPLSNVNYSQAIAVLKESFECPRYTAFSHCMAIIDYPRITKESPTELRRLVHTFKQHIYALNKLGESYPDTSAMLNSLILSKIPLSNGCRCINILFLCFLRIQSFLLMV from the coding sequence ATGACGAGCGAAGACCAACTCATCTCCCTGCGTCGAAGACGAGGCTACTGTAGCGGCCGATTCACATATTTATCGAATCGACTGGACGAGTACGAGCAATCTGAGAGTCAGCAAAATTCCTTATTAAAGAATTACGAGAAACAACTGACCGAAGTTGCGAGTCAATTCGAAGCGATTCAACTCGAATTAGAAGTATTGGACGAGGGGGAACAAGCGCGCGGcttcgaaataagggatcAGTACGTCGCGGTAGACACAAGGCTACAAAATCTTCTGAGGAACGCGCAAACAGCTTCGCCGTCGACATCCATAAACCCTCCAACCTGTGCATCATCTGCAAGTTCAAATCCGATATCCATTAAATTACCAGATCTTCGGCTCCCTACCTTTGACGGAAGCTTAGAAAAATGGAACACGTTTTATGATACTTTTTCCTCCACTATCGATAAAAATCCTAGTCTCACTGACATACAGAAATTCCATTACCTGCAGTCCGCCCTGCAAGGAGAAGCAGCCGATTGTTTAAACGCGTTACCCCTTAGTAATGTAAACTACAGTCAGGCTATAGCCGTTCTCAAGGAAAGTTTCGAATGTCCACGATACACAGCTTTCAGTCACTGCATGGCAATAATTGATTATCCAAGGATAACCAAGGAATCTCCAACGGAATTAAGGCGCTTAGTCCACACATTTAAACAACACATATATGCATTGAACAAATTAGGAGAATCCTACCCCGATACCAGTGCTATGCTCAACAGCCTCATCCTCTCGAAAATACCACTAAGCAATGGGTGTCGCtgtataaatatccttttCCTATGTTTTCTACGAATACAGAGTTTCCTTCTAAtggtgtaa